The following proteins come from a genomic window of Lytechinus pictus isolate F3 Inbred chromosome 1, Lp3.0, whole genome shotgun sequence:
- the LOC129253574 gene encoding mitochondrial nicotinamide adenine dinucleotide transporter SLC25A51-like codes for MPLSGSSITESMANTGQHPNSSNGLAQPFSIATLASSASPSTIPPMPSLSTSGSEASTLSLASGSIIHRPDWVEYLSGGGAAFVNIVMTFPLNKVLFRQQLHGIRAKKALRQINKEGLHNIYRGVLPPLLQKTCSVSLMFGAYEQFSRIFKSQFPNLNSTVIICLAGLLSGSCEALLAPFERVQTLLQDHRNEHKFKNTHHALRTVYSLGIKECYRGLTAVLLRNGPSNIVFFSLRGKLRSALPEPTTDTGAVVNDFISGAILGAMLSTAWFPVNVVKTRMQSKVGGEFRSFVYTFRKIYVERGCRWRAMFFGVHLNFTRALISWGIINASYEFIKSSFQTRGS; via the exons ATGCCCCTATCAGGTAGCTCTATTACAGAAAGCATGGCCAATACTGGGCAGCATCCAAACTCATCAAACGGCCTGGCCCAGCCATTCAGTATCGCAACCCTGGCTTCATCCGCTTCACCCTCAACGATACCACCAATGCCAAGTTTGTCAACGTCGGGAAGCGAGGCATCGACTCTTTCACTTGCATCAGGGTCGATCATTCACAGACCAGACTGGGTGGAGTACTTATCAGGGGGAGGGGCTGCATTTGTCAACATTGTCATGACTTTTCCTTTGAACAAG GTGCTATTTCGACAACAACTACATGGGATCCGTGCCAAAAAAGCCCTGCGCCAGATTAACAAGGAGGGACTCCATAATATCTATCGTGGCGTGCTGCCTCCACTCTTGCAAAAGACGTGTTCTGTATCTCTCATGTTTGGTGCATACGAACAGTTCAGTCGCATCTTCAAGAGCCAGTTCCCTAACCTCAATTCAACTGTAATTATTTGTCTGGCTGGTTTGCTTTCAG GTTCTTGCGAAGCCCTTCTTGCTCCGTTTGAGCGCGTTCAGACTCTTCTTCAGGATCATAGGAATGAACATAAATTCAAAAACACACACCATGCTCTTAGAACAGTCTACTCCCTTGGTATAAAAGAGTGTTATCGTGGACTTACAGCTGTCCTCTTGCGCAATGGGCCAAGCAATATTGTATTCTTCAGCCTGCGAGGAAAGCTCCGATCAGCACTCCCAGAGCCAACGACGGACACGGGTGCAGTGGTGAACGACTTCATCAGTGGGGCGATCCTGGGTGCGATGCTCAGCACTGCATGGTTCCCGGTCAATGTGGTCAAGACGCGGATGCAGTCCAAAGTCGGCGGAGAGTTCCGCTCGTTCGTGTACACCTTTCGGAAGATCTACGTGGAGCGTGGCTGCCGCTGGAGAGCCATGTTTTTCGGAGTCCATCTCAATTTCACCCGAGCTTTAATATCCTGGGGCATCATCAATGCTTCCTATGAATTCATCAAGTCATCTTTCCAGACCCGGGGTTCATGA